In Gimesia benthica, a single window of DNA contains:
- a CDS encoding redoxin domain-containing protein, which translates to MFRRSITFLCALALLGTSSLLAETKTKSSQHASHTFRLPTAQGKVVELTAEPESKATVVCFLGAECPLARLYGPKLNEMQAAYAAQGVQFIGVNSNQQDSLEDVKQYVKRYEISFPMAKDYNNEVADRFHAVRTPEVFVLDQQLTVRYRGRIDNQYLPGISRAETTTHDLKNALDQLLTGKPIEVSETKPNGCFIGRVKKNEVTTKLTFCKEVAGVLHRHCVECHRTGEIAPFSLTDYDEVRGWADTMLETIEDGRMPPWHASPKYGHYANARFMPEKDKEILREWVAGGMPYGDIKDLPELPKFREGWHLPRVPDVVYEMRKRPFVVPKEGVVEYQYFVVDPGFKEDKWITGAQVLPGNRSVVHHAIVFIRPPDGADFRGIGWLTAYVPGQRINMLPPGRARKVPAGSKLVFQMHYTPTGSVAEDISKIGLIFGKDEEITHEVFTLIGIDQEFEIPPHASDFPVSAKVRRIPPHAELLAIAPHMHLRGKSFRLFTKQDKKKEILLDVPNYDFNWQHIYELSKPMSLDKVDGLEFTVKFDNSKDNPFNPDPNEYVTWGDQTWEEMAIAFFEVAEPRKQKSQETKPKPEKKLTKAEAKKQREAELKKELDKRAAAFFKRFDKNGDGRVDVEEVPLATQRYGRIRDNNGDGVIQREELRLQVR; encoded by the coding sequence ATGTTTCGTCGTAGTATCACATTTCTGTGTGCGCTCGCATTGCTGGGCACCAGTTCCCTGCTGGCTGAAACGAAAACCAAATCGTCGCAGCATGCCTCCCACACGTTTCGGCTGCCAACCGCCCAGGGTAAAGTGGTCGAGTTAACGGCTGAGCCAGAGTCGAAAGCGACCGTGGTCTGCTTTCTGGGGGCGGAATGTCCGCTGGCCCGGCTGTATGGTCCCAAGCTGAATGAGATGCAGGCCGCTTACGCGGCGCAAGGCGTTCAGTTCATCGGCGTGAACAGCAATCAGCAGGACTCCCTGGAAGATGTGAAGCAGTACGTCAAGCGGTACGAGATCTCGTTTCCGATGGCGAAGGACTATAACAACGAAGTCGCCGACCGATTTCATGCAGTGCGCACACCTGAAGTATTTGTACTGGATCAACAGCTGACCGTCCGGTATCGTGGGCGGATCGATAACCAGTACCTGCCGGGCATCTCACGGGCTGAGACGACCACGCATGATCTGAAGAACGCGCTGGATCAACTCCTGACAGGCAAGCCGATTGAAGTGTCCGAGACCAAACCGAATGGCTGTTTCATCGGTCGGGTGAAAAAGAATGAAGTGACCACCAAACTGACCTTCTGCAAAGAAGTCGCCGGGGTCTTGCATCGTCATTGTGTGGAATGCCACCGCACGGGGGAAATCGCACCATTCAGTCTGACCGACTATGATGAAGTCCGAGGCTGGGCGGATACGATGCTGGAGACCATTGAAGATGGTCGGATGCCCCCTTGGCATGCCAGTCCGAAATATGGTCATTACGCGAATGCCCGGTTCATGCCCGAAAAAGACAAGGAGATTCTACGGGAATGGGTGGCCGGGGGCATGCCCTATGGTGATATCAAGGATTTACCGGAACTGCCCAAGTTCCGCGAAGGCTGGCATCTGCCCCGAGTGCCGGATGTCGTTTATGAAATGCGGAAGCGACCTTTTGTCGTTCCCAAAGAGGGCGTCGTGGAATATCAGTATTTCGTCGTCGATCCCGGTTTCAAAGAGGATAAGTGGATCACCGGAGCACAGGTCCTGCCGGGGAATCGGTCGGTCGTGCATCATGCGATTGTATTTATTCGTCCTCCTGATGGCGCTGACTTCCGTGGGATTGGCTGGTTGACGGCTTATGTTCCGGGACAGCGGATCAATATGCTGCCTCCCGGGCGGGCGCGAAAGGTTCCCGCCGGCTCGAAACTGGTATTTCAGATGCACTACACACCGACGGGATCGGTGGCAGAAGACATTTCAAAAATCGGGTTGATCTTTGGTAAGGATGAGGAGATCACTCACGAAGTCTTTACGCTGATCGGCATCGATCAGGAATTCGAAATTCCGCCGCACGCCAGTGATTTTCCGGTATCGGCGAAGGTCCGTCGGATTCCGCCGCACGCCGAACTGCTGGCGATTGCCCCGCACATGCATCTGCGCGGGAAATCGTTCCGTCTGTTTACAAAGCAGGACAAGAAGAAAGAGATTCTGCTTGATGTGCCCAATTATGATTTCAACTGGCAACATATTTATGAACTGAGCAAGCCGATGTCGCTGGATAAGGTCGACGGGCTCGAGTTCACGGTCAAATTCGATAATTCGAAAGACAATCCATTCAACCCGGATCCCAATGAATACGTGACCTGGGGCGATCAGACCTGGGAAGAGATGGCGATTGCTTTCTTCGAAGTCGCTGAACCCCGGAAACAGAAGTCGCAGGAAACGAAACCGAAGCCAGAGAAAAAACTGACTAAAGCGGAAGCGAAGAAACAGCGCGAGGCAGAGTTGAAAAAAGAGCTTGATAAGCGTGCCGCTGCATTTTTCAAACGGTTTGACAAGAATGGCGATGGACGCGTTGATGTGGAAGAAGTCCCGCTGGCAACGCAGCGCTATGGGCGTATCCGGGACAATAACGGTGACGGTGTGATTCAGAGAGAGGAACTCAGATTGCAGGTTCGTTAA
- a CDS encoding FdhF/YdeP family oxidoreductase — translation MKAPRSGGGWKAIKYSLTLANKVGWWKLWKSMRTRNACKTCAVGMGGQKGGMVNEAGLFPEVCKKSFQAMAADMQPAVANDFFAKNNIDQLRSMSSRKLEYSGRLTQPLLLSPGEKHYKPISWDEAFDLVVERLKAAGTERTFYYASGRSSNEAGFLFQLMSRLMGTNFVNNCSFYCHQASGVGLGSSIGTGAGTLRLEDLDHTDLYILIGANPSSNHPRLMKAFMEIRRRGGKVIVVNPVKELGLVNFKVPSDVRSLLFGSSIASTYVQPHVGGDMALLIGLSKEVLERNAHDQAFIDAHTENFDAFKQQVTETSWDDIIAQSGVDRETIRNIADQYLSAKNVVIGWCMGITHHLHGTNSVQSIVNFSLLRGMVGRRKAGLMPIRGHSNVQGLGSVGVVPGMKQAMLERFEKQLGIKVPTTPGYDTMACMEASHRGEIDFAFCLGGNLFGSNPDTKYALEAMSRIKTVLYLSTTLNTGHVWGTGEETLILPVLPRDEEPEPTTQESMFSYVRMSDGGKSRFTGPRSEVSILAAIGQKLFAGDDRIDWKKLESHSAIQELIADLIPGYENMKETLQTHKEFHVTGRAVEEYNFPTESGKAKFHALPLPDLSVAENELRLITIRSEGQFNSVVYDEEDIYRGQERRDVILMNRADIDRLGLKPDQRVKVKSEAGEMPYILVREFDIRAGSALMYYPEANVLVPHTVDPLSKTPGFKSTRVTLEVEDVVTT, via the coding sequence GTGAAAGCTCCACGAAGCGGCGGCGGTTGGAAGGCGATCAAATACAGTCTGACACTGGCAAACAAGGTCGGCTGGTGGAAGCTCTGGAAATCCATGCGGACCCGCAATGCCTGTAAGACCTGCGCGGTCGGCATGGGGGGACAGAAAGGGGGCATGGTCAACGAAGCCGGTCTGTTCCCCGAAGTCTGCAAAAAATCCTTCCAGGCGATGGCTGCCGATATGCAGCCCGCTGTCGCTAATGACTTCTTCGCGAAAAACAACATCGACCAGCTCCGCTCGATGTCCTCTCGCAAGCTCGAATACAGTGGCCGTCTCACCCAGCCACTGCTGCTCTCGCCCGGTGAAAAACATTACAAGCCGATTTCCTGGGACGAAGCCTTCGACCTGGTCGTCGAGCGACTCAAAGCCGCCGGCACCGAGCGTACTTTCTATTATGCCAGCGGCCGCTCCTCCAACGAAGCCGGCTTCCTCTTCCAGTTGATGTCCCGCCTGATGGGCACCAACTTCGTGAATAACTGCTCCTTTTACTGTCATCAGGCCAGTGGCGTTGGCCTGGGTTCGAGTATTGGCACCGGAGCCGGCACACTCCGTCTGGAAGATCTGGATCACACCGACCTCTACATCCTGATTGGTGCAAACCCGTCCTCGAATCATCCTCGCCTGATGAAGGCCTTCATGGAAATCCGCAGACGGGGCGGTAAAGTCATCGTCGTTAATCCGGTCAAGGAACTGGGGCTCGTTAATTTCAAGGTTCCCAGTGACGTCCGCAGTCTGCTCTTCGGCTCCAGCATCGCTTCCACTTACGTGCAACCGCACGTCGGCGGCGACATGGCCCTGCTGATCGGACTCTCGAAAGAAGTTTTGGAACGTAACGCACACGACCAGGCTTTTATCGACGCACACACCGAAAACTTCGACGCTTTCAAACAGCAGGTCACAGAGACCAGTTGGGACGACATCATCGCCCAGAGCGGCGTCGACAGAGAAACCATTCGCAACATCGCAGACCAGTATCTCTCCGCTAAAAACGTCGTCATCGGCTGGTGCATGGGAATCACGCATCATCTCCACGGTACCAACAGCGTACAATCGATCGTCAACTTCTCCTTGCTCCGCGGCATGGTCGGCCGCCGCAAAGCGGGACTGATGCCCATTCGCGGGCATAGTAACGTCCAGGGCCTTGGTTCGGTCGGCGTAGTCCCCGGTATGAAACAGGCGATGCTCGAACGCTTCGAGAAACAGCTCGGCATCAAAGTTCCCACCACGCCCGGCTACGACACAATGGCCTGCATGGAAGCCTCTCATCGCGGCGAGATCGACTTCGCGTTCTGTCTCGGAGGCAACCTCTTCGGCAGTAACCCTGATACCAAATACGCCCTCGAAGCCATGAGCCGCATCAAAACTGTGCTCTACCTTTCGACTACGCTGAATACCGGTCATGTCTGGGGAACCGGCGAAGAAACCCTGATTCTGCCCGTACTTCCCCGTGATGAAGAACCCGAGCCCACGACTCAAGAGTCCATGTTCAGCTACGTCCGCATGAGTGACGGCGGCAAATCCCGGTTCACCGGCCCCCGCAGCGAAGTCTCGATCCTGGCGGCCATCGGTCAGAAACTGTTCGCCGGCGATGATCGCATCGACTGGAAAAAACTGGAGAGCCACAGCGCCATCCAGGAACTGATCGCCGACCTGATCCCCGGCTACGAAAACATGAAAGAAACACTCCAGACTCACAAGGAATTCCACGTCACCGGGCGCGCCGTAGAGGAATACAATTTCCCCACCGAGAGTGGCAAAGCGAAGTTCCACGCCCTCCCGCTGCCCGATCTCTCCGTTGCAGAAAATGAACTGCGGCTGATCACCATCCGTTCCGAAGGCCAGTTCAACAGCGTCGTCTACGACGAAGAGGACATCTACCGCGGACAGGAACGTCGTGACGTCATCTTGATGAACCGAGCCGACATCGACCGTCTCGGCCTCAAACCCGACCAACGCGTGAAAGTCAAAAGCGAGGCAGGGGAGATGCCGTATATTCTGGTCCGCGAATTCGACATCCGCGCCGGCAGCGCCCTGATGTATTATCCCGAAGCCAACGTCCTGGTTCCCCACACCGTCGATCCCCTGTCAAAAACCCCGGGTTTCAAATCGACACGGGTCACCCTGGAAGTGGAAGATGTGGTAACAACCTGA
- a CDS encoding phytanoyl-CoA dioxygenase family protein, whose protein sequence is MYSIFSAEIKQDGFQICREPLPQDTLAQFEAVIDSAREDSYRQRRSGTRYAIRNAHLVLPGLRSLLEEGVLKQLAGDVLQQPVSLVSATLFDKRPGANWFVPPHQDLQVPIQGRIEDEDWKNWSLKAEQQYVEPPLNVFQQMLAVRVHLDECPGENGALEVVPRSHRRRLTEDEVALIPEQEFQLCPVDAGEVLLMNPLLVHRSRSSRLPLRRRVLHVVYCAAVLSEGLAWT, encoded by the coding sequence ATGTATTCGATCTTCAGTGCAGAAATTAAACAGGATGGATTCCAGATCTGCCGAGAACCGCTTCCCCAGGACACGTTGGCGCAGTTCGAAGCTGTAATTGATTCTGCCAGGGAAGACAGTTATCGACAGCGACGCAGCGGTACGCGTTATGCGATTCGAAATGCTCACCTGGTTTTACCTGGACTGCGATCGTTGCTTGAAGAGGGAGTGCTCAAGCAACTGGCGGGTGACGTGTTGCAGCAGCCAGTCAGTCTGGTGAGTGCGACACTGTTTGATAAGCGTCCCGGTGCCAACTGGTTTGTGCCGCCGCATCAGGATTTGCAGGTTCCGATTCAGGGGCGCATTGAGGATGAGGACTGGAAGAACTGGTCTCTCAAAGCAGAGCAGCAATACGTCGAACCGCCGCTGAACGTCTTTCAACAGATGCTGGCGGTGCGAGTTCACCTTGATGAGTGCCCCGGTGAAAACGGGGCGCTGGAGGTGGTTCCGCGGAGTCATCGCAGGCGGCTCACTGAGGATGAAGTTGCATTGATCCCCGAACAGGAGTTCCAGCTCTGCCCGGTCGATGCCGGTGAAGTGTTGTTGATGAACCCTCTCCTGGTGCATCGTTCGCGTAGTTCCCGGCTGCCACTAAGGCGCCGTGTGCTGCATGTGGTTTATTGTGCTGCTGTGCTGTCGGAGGGACTGGCTTGGACATAA
- a CDS encoding methyltransferase domain-containing protein, protein MPVWDADQYLKYQRERTQPAIDLAARIQLESPERIVDVGCGPGNSTVVLAQRFPWAELSGLDSSAEMLETARETLPDVHWFQADITTWEPDEAFDLLFSNAVLQWVPDHETIFPRLMSFLKPGGALAVQLPAHYASPLHRCVVELSQRPDWHDVTAAARQALGCESRSFCYDLLAPLSSQLELWETEYIHVMESVEAILEWFRGTGLRPYLEALPDAATRDQFEAELLKRFSNAYPLQQNGNVLFPFRRFFMVAYR, encoded by the coding sequence ATGCCTGTCTGGGATGCGGATCAGTATTTAAAATATCAGCGTGAACGGACGCAGCCTGCCATCGATCTGGCAGCACGTATACAGCTGGAATCGCCTGAGCGGATTGTGGATGTGGGCTGTGGTCCCGGGAACAGTACCGTGGTGCTGGCTCAACGTTTTCCCTGGGCGGAGCTGAGTGGCCTGGACAGCTCAGCAGAAATGCTGGAAACCGCGCGGGAGACTCTGCCCGACGTACACTGGTTTCAGGCCGATATCACGACATGGGAACCAGATGAAGCATTTGATCTGTTGTTTTCGAATGCCGTTCTGCAGTGGGTGCCTGACCATGAAACGATCTTTCCCCGGCTGATGAGTTTTCTCAAACCCGGCGGGGCGCTGGCGGTGCAACTGCCCGCGCATTATGCATCTCCCCTGCACCGCTGTGTGGTTGAGCTTTCCCAGCGACCGGACTGGCATGATGTAACCGCTGCTGCCCGACAGGCGCTGGGCTGCGAGTCACGGTCATTCTGTTACGATCTGCTGGCTCCTTTGAGTTCCCAGCTGGAACTCTGGGAGACTGAATATATCCACGTGATGGAGAGTGTCGAGGCCATCCTGGAGTGGTTCCGGGGAACGGGACTGCGACCCTATCTGGAAGCGTTACCCGATGCTGCCACCCGCGACCAGTTCGAGGCGGAACTGCTGAAGCGTTTTTCGAATGCGTATCCCCTGCAACAGAACGGGAACGTCTTATTTCCGTTTCGCAGGTTCTTCATGGTGGCGTATCGTTAG
- a CDS encoding GAF domain-containing protein, which produces MQRSSEALPEIRLILELISKGNSLTDTLTTLIEYLESKCEDMVCSILLLDEENRLRNGAALHLPEEYVRLTDGALIGPEVGSCGAAAYHNRQVVVTDIETDPLWKDFKDLALQFDLRACWSTPIRSSTGAVLGTFAIYYHKPGEPTEYHRHLIEQAVYLAAIAIEHVRIEADLQKSEQESHRLRQHLQEAIESLTEGFVIYDSDDRLVMCNSKYLEIYSESKDILVPGQRFEDHIRISAYRGQVADAVGREEEWIKERICQHQNPAGSFRQKLCNGRWLKISEQRTAEGGISGVRTDITQQVLYEEKLRKSIHLIETIRKLLSQYISDTNPDKVFDDLLQTFLNITDSESGFFGEVRQTKAGMYDLIPRASCYRASLTADWECAEVDKNRTREFFEQQGLFERIITDKESLIVNDIQRDYEGDTTAAGGSEVGEIKSFLVLPVFSQGELSGVAGIANCPSGYDEALIEFIRPLLAAAGTLLADYRNEVRRQENERALQISEERFSKVFRLSPISKVILSLSTGTVIDVNESFLTTTRYQREEVIGKTIHELQFFPDDSYWEEIMQSVCSNGHVYEQELVARVNGGENRTMDCSAWIIESDDEPLLLLMIKDLTEQRQTEEQNRQMQIQLQHSQKIKAIGQLAAGVAHEFNNILVGINLNAELMLLTPEEQIPEDFREPLREIQKSGERAAELVKQLLAFGRKKAPNTSWFDVNALIMNHRAMIQRILGDSVKLILDLSPMAGMVWADEAEIEQALMNLVVNARDAMASGGELILRTQNVNLTAAQMADQSGCLPGSYTLLTVSDTGCGMTPEVLERIFEPFFTTKPAAEGTGLGLSTVQRNLSDNSGFISVESQPEEGTQFRVYLPQEQRIKARKTRQTEVPTNKKQMAGGSETILVCDDEPIVLSTISALLSRLGYKVLRALGPVEALKTVETHTEAISLLCTDFNMPQINGVELAQRLMEMRPELKVVYLSGIAEKIPASALTGGSLVIQKPANLGELSVVIRQVLDEGANQKV; this is translated from the coding sequence GTGCAGCGGTCATCAGAAGCCTTGCCTGAGATCAGGTTGATCCTGGAACTGATCAGCAAAGGGAACTCCCTCACAGATACACTGACGACACTGATCGAATATCTGGAATCGAAATGCGAGGACATGGTCTGTTCGATTCTGCTGCTGGATGAGGAGAACCGACTGCGCAACGGGGCTGCGCTGCACCTGCCGGAAGAGTATGTCCGACTCACGGATGGGGCACTAATAGGTCCGGAGGTGGGTTCGTGTGGTGCGGCTGCCTATCACAACAGGCAGGTGGTGGTGACGGATATCGAGACGGACCCCCTCTGGAAAGACTTTAAAGATCTGGCTTTGCAATTTGATCTGCGCGCCTGCTGGTCGACCCCGATTCGTTCTTCGACGGGAGCAGTGTTGGGAACGTTTGCGATTTACTACCACAAACCGGGGGAGCCGACCGAGTATCACCGGCATCTGATCGAACAGGCGGTTTATCTGGCAGCGATTGCGATCGAGCATGTCCGGATTGAAGCAGATTTACAGAAAAGCGAACAGGAGTCGCATCGACTGCGCCAGCATCTGCAGGAGGCGATCGAATCACTGACCGAGGGGTTTGTGATTTATGATTCAGACGATCGGCTGGTGATGTGTAATTCGAAGTACCTGGAGATCTACAGCGAGAGTAAGGATATCCTGGTGCCTGGCCAGCGTTTCGAGGATCACATTCGGATTTCCGCCTACCGGGGACAGGTGGCTGATGCGGTCGGCCGCGAAGAGGAATGGATCAAGGAACGAATATGCCAGCACCAGAATCCTGCAGGCAGTTTTCGCCAGAAATTGTGCAATGGGCGCTGGCTAAAGATTTCCGAACAGAGGACTGCTGAGGGAGGTATCTCCGGAGTTCGGACTGATATTACCCAGCAGGTGCTGTATGAAGAGAAACTGCGGAAATCGATTCACCTGATCGAGACCATCCGCAAGCTGCTCTCTCAGTACATCTCTGATACGAATCCGGATAAGGTGTTTGACGATCTGTTGCAGACGTTTTTGAATATCACCGACAGTGAGTCCGGTTTTTTTGGAGAAGTCCGTCAAACAAAAGCGGGGATGTATGATCTGATTCCCCGTGCGAGCTGTTACCGCGCATCACTGACTGCTGACTGGGAATGTGCTGAAGTCGATAAGAATCGAACCCGGGAATTCTTTGAACAACAGGGACTGTTTGAAAGGATCATAACAGACAAAGAGTCGCTGATTGTTAACGATATTCAGAGGGATTACGAGGGTGACACTACGGCAGCGGGTGGTTCTGAAGTCGGCGAGATCAAATCGTTTCTGGTGCTTCCCGTCTTCTCCCAGGGCGAACTCTCCGGGGTGGCGGGGATCGCGAACTGTCCGTCTGGCTATGACGAAGCTCTGATTGAGTTTATCAGACCGCTGCTGGCTGCTGCGGGGACGCTGCTCGCCGATTATCGGAATGAAGTCAGGCGTCAGGAGAACGAACGGGCACTGCAGATCTCGGAAGAACGTTTTTCCAAAGTCTTTCGTCTCAGCCCGATTTCCAAGGTGATTCTGAGTCTATCGACAGGCACTGTGATCGATGTCAACGAATCATTCCTGACCACTACGCGGTATCAACGCGAAGAGGTGATTGGAAAAACGATCCATGAACTGCAGTTCTTTCCGGATGACAGCTACTGGGAAGAGATCATGCAGAGTGTTTGTAGTAACGGGCACGTTTATGAGCAGGAATTGGTAGCACGCGTGAATGGTGGTGAAAACAGGACCATGGACTGTTCCGCCTGGATTATTGAAAGTGACGATGAACCGCTGTTGCTGTTGATGATTAAGGATCTGACGGAACAGCGACAGACCGAAGAACAAAATCGGCAGATGCAGATTCAGCTGCAACACAGCCAGAAGATCAAAGCGATCGGACAGCTGGCAGCGGGAGTGGCGCACGAGTTTAATAACATTCTGGTTGGGATCAATTTGAATGCAGAGCTCATGTTGCTGACACCAGAGGAACAGATTCCGGAAGACTTTCGGGAACCATTGCGGGAGATTCAAAAGTCAGGCGAACGTGCTGCAGAGCTCGTCAAACAACTGCTGGCTTTCGGACGAAAGAAAGCCCCTAATACTTCCTGGTTTGATGTAAATGCACTGATCATGAATCATCGTGCCATGATCCAACGGATCCTGGGAGATTCCGTGAAACTGATCCTGGATCTGTCACCCATGGCCGGCATGGTCTGGGCGGATGAAGCCGAGATCGAGCAGGCGTTGATGAATCTGGTCGTGAATGCGCGAGACGCGATGGCCTCAGGTGGCGAGCTTATTTTACGAACTCAGAATGTGAATCTCACCGCAGCTCAGATGGCTGACCAGAGTGGATGCCTGCCTGGAAGTTATACGCTTCTGACTGTGTCGGATACCGGTTGTGGGATGACGCCCGAAGTTCTGGAGCGAATTTTCGAACCGTTTTTTACGACCAAGCCGGCAGCGGAAGGAACCGGACTGGGGTTGTCCACCGTCCAGCGGAATCTGTCTGACAACAGCGGATTTATTTCAGTGGAAAGTCAGCCCGAAGAAGGAACTCAATTTCGGGTCTATTTACCTCAGGAACAGCGCATCAAGGCGAGAAAAACCAGGCAGACTGAAGTTCCCACGAACAAAAAACAGATGGCCGGTGGATCAGAAACGATCCTGGTTTGTGATGACGAACCGATTGTGCTGTCGACGATATCAGCACTCTTGAGTCGACTGGGGTATAAGGTGCTGCGAGCGCTGGGGCCGGTGGAAGCGCTGAAAACTGTCGAAACGCATACAGAAGCGATATCGCTGTTATGTACCGACTTTAATATGCCTCAGATTAATGGAGTGGAACTGGCGCAGCGATTAATGGAGATGCGTCCTGAATTGAAGGTGGTCTATTTATCCGGGATTGCAGAGAAGATCCCGGCTTCCGCGCTGACTGGGGGCAGTCTGGTCATTCAGAAGCCAGCGAACCTGGGAGAACTTTCGGTCGTCATCCGACAGGTTCTGGATGAGGGGGCAAACCAGAAGGTATGA
- a CDS encoding DUF4328 domain-containing protein, giving the protein MSNSIYKKSTGFTDVLISLILLSAILDGVAVVKNYQQYELLMSAKNGVGVKMDEAGSLLVHLILINVTQLGFSFVLGILFLMWVYRMCRNAHCVEAGKPTASPGWAAGVYLIPGLNMWKPYLIMKEIYEAFRQRPSDSKVLPLWWSAWVLSSVVGCFTSHYMSRAETLDELLVASRWSIALDASLIILNIAAALMVYVVNEASVEWYEVTQYKDLGVYWELV; this is encoded by the coding sequence ATGTCGAATTCTATTTATAAAAAGTCCACCGGATTCACGGATGTTCTGATCAGCTTGATTCTCCTGTCAGCGATTCTGGACGGAGTGGCGGTCGTCAAAAATTATCAGCAGTATGAACTGCTGATGTCCGCGAAGAATGGTGTGGGTGTGAAGATGGATGAAGCCGGTTCCCTCCTGGTGCATCTCATTCTGATCAATGTGACACAACTGGGGTTCAGTTTTGTGCTCGGGATCCTGTTTCTGATGTGGGTCTATCGAATGTGTCGTAATGCGCACTGTGTGGAAGCCGGGAAACCAACGGCTTCGCCGGGCTGGGCGGCAGGGGTTTATTTGATTCCGGGGTTGAATATGTGGAAGCCCTATCTGATTATGAAAGAGATCTACGAAGCCTTCAGACAGCGACCGAGCGACAGCAAAGTACTACCGCTCTGGTGGTCTGCGTGGGTGCTGAGCAGTGTTGTCGGGTGTTTTACATCACACTATATGTCACGTGCTGAAACACTGGATGAACTGCTGGTGGCCAGTCGCTGGTCGATTGCGTTAGACGCATCGCTGATCATTCTCAATATCGCGGCGGCCCTGATGGTTTACGTGGTGAATGAGGCGTCTGTCGAGTGGTATGAAGTAACGCAATACAAAGATCTGGGAGTCTACTGGGAACTGGTCTGA
- a CDS encoding DUF4328 domain-containing protein — protein MSKYSYRDEAGFSKFLVVLIVLSALLNSVAVGSSVMLYDMLVAVQKGAEVTDEVANAHDARQLVIGLVQLAAAIFIGIIFLMWVYRMCRNAHSIENAKLDITPGWAVGWYFVPIANLWKPYQAMKETYEAFINRENDSMILPLWWFAWIVASIMARVSTRFAAETDTLDQIMTGVQVTIITDVIAVFLDVAAILMVLTVSRACNERFAVDHFEAATEDWE, from the coding sequence ATGAGCAAATATTCTTACCGGGATGAAGCCGGTTTTTCTAAATTCTTAGTTGTATTGATCGTGTTGTCGGCCCTGTTGAACAGCGTGGCCGTGGGGAGCAGCGTGATGTTGTATGACATGCTGGTCGCGGTGCAGAAGGGAGCCGAAGTCACGGATGAAGTGGCCAATGCACACGATGCACGTCAGCTGGTGATCGGGCTGGTCCAACTCGCGGCGGCCATTTTCATTGGAATCATCTTCCTGATGTGGGTGTATCGGATGTGTCGCAATGCCCACAGCATTGAGAATGCCAAGCTCGATATTACACCGGGCTGGGCGGTAGGCTGGTATTTCGTTCCGATTGCGAATCTCTGGAAGCCTTACCAGGCGATGAAGGAGACGTATGAGGCATTTATTAATCGCGAGAATGATTCGATGATCCTGCCCCTCTGGTGGTTCGCCTGGATTGTGGCGAGCATTATGGCGCGGGTCTCAACCCGGTTCGCAGCAGAGACCGATACACTGGACCAGATTATGACAGGGGTCCAGGTCACGATTATTACGGATGTGATTGCTGTGTTCCTGGATGTGGCTGCGATCCTGATGGTGCTGACGGTCAGTCGTGCCTGTAATGAGCGTTTCGCGGTCGATCATTTCGAAGCCGCGACAGAAGACTGGGAGTGA
- a CDS encoding acyl carrier protein, whose product MIGRPNDCPLCAAPVVREQEFDYESLCCPVCGCRIEGASLLLAIWERERTAIELSLSGPVTLETRLSELEYESLTLVELVMLLEDNVDVVGSEVDYEALNQAQTVRELLGRLSHVVEARRH is encoded by the coding sequence ATGATCGGTCGACCGAATGACTGTCCGCTGTGTGCGGCTCCTGTCGTGCGCGAGCAGGAATTTGACTACGAATCGCTCTGCTGTCCGGTGTGTGGCTGCCGGATTGAGGGGGCCTCGCTGCTGCTGGCGATCTGGGAACGGGAGCGGACGGCGATCGAACTCTCACTCTCCGGCCCTGTGACACTGGAGACCCGGTTAAGCGAACTGGAGTATGAATCACTGACACTGGTCGAACTGGTGATGTTGCTGGAAGACAATGTCGATGTCGTCGGTTCAGAAGTGGATTATGAGGCATTGAATCAGGCGCAAACAGTGCGTGAGTTGTTAGGTCGCCTGTCGCATGTGGTCGAGGCACGGCGACACTGA